One stretch of Maylandia zebra isolate NMK-2024a linkage group LG13, Mzebra_GT3a, whole genome shotgun sequence DNA includes these proteins:
- the comtd1 gene encoding catechol O-methyltransferase domain-containing protein 1, protein MAAEIKVLFCVGLALILTGVGKSAFTGKIHGIENVDPVLQYVANNSLREHPVLTKLRLRTLEDQWSTMMVASDQAQLMANLIRLINATKAIEIGMYTGYNALNMALAMPESGRVVACEIESTYIDIAKPFFKEAGVENKIDVRHQIAMKTLDELIAAGEAGTFDFVFIDADKFNYDRYYEKSLELIRKGGIIAIDNVLWNGKVVNPAPSDLTSQGLDALNKKLHKDQRIELSMLTVGDGLTIAIKR, encoded by the exons ATGGCTGCAGAGATTAAAGTGCTTTTCTGTGTTGGACTCGCTCTCATACTAACAG GTGTGGGAAAATCTGCCTTTACTGGGAAAATCCATGGTATAGAGAATGTTGATCCCGTGCTTCAGTATGTAGCTAACAACTCACTGAGGGAGCACCCGGTCCTCACCAAACTCAGACTG AGAACCCTTGAAGACCAGTGGAGTACAATGATGGTTGCCAGTGATCAAGCCCAACTGATGGCAAATCTCATTAGGCTGATTAATGCCACTAAAGCTATTGAAATCG GGATGTACACTGGGTACAATGCACTGAATATGGCTTTGGCCATGCCAGAAAGTGGACGTGTGGTTGCCTGTGAAATAGAAAGCACCTACATAGACATTGCCAAACCCTTTTTTAAAGAG GCGGGAGTCGAAAACAAGATAGATGTTCGGCATCAAATCGCTATGAAGACACTGG ATGAACTGATAGCAGCTGGAGAAGCTGGGACATTTGACTTTGTGTTCATCGATGCTGATAAATTTAACTATGACAGATACTATGAAAAGTCTCTAGAGCTGATACGAAAAGGGGGCATTATTGCAATTGACAAT GTGCTGTGGAATGGAAAGGTTGTGAATCCTGCTCCCAGTGACTTGACCTCACAAGGTCTAGATGCGCTCAATAAGAAGCTACACAAGGACCAGAGGATTGAACTGAGCATGCTCACTGTGGGGGATGGTCTGACTATTGCTATTAAACGCTAA